A portion of the Achromobacter sp. MFA1 R4 genome contains these proteins:
- a CDS encoding OmpA family protein has protein sequence MKLPNLALMLCAMLVVSGCVTKNTYDKEAQLAAEYEALNQKLSTELSADQVQISRMQNELKVTMVNEILFPEGGWRLSAKGEQTLTKIAPTLANLPGQQVVVQGFTDNEPIGPELRSRFPSNLELSSARADEVARYLISKGVPSNSISAQGFGEARPVASNASPEGRAKNRRVEIVIAAAGRP, from the coding sequence ATGAAGCTACCCAATTTGGCTTTGATGCTGTGCGCGATGCTGGTGGTGTCCGGATGCGTAACAAAGAACACCTACGACAAAGAGGCGCAACTGGCGGCTGAGTACGAGGCCCTGAACCAGAAGCTCTCGACGGAGTTGAGTGCCGATCAGGTGCAGATTTCGCGAATGCAGAATGAGCTGAAAGTCACGATGGTGAACGAGATCCTGTTCCCGGAAGGCGGGTGGCGACTCAGTGCAAAGGGCGAGCAGACGCTCACCAAGATCGCGCCCACGCTGGCCAACCTGCCAGGTCAACAGGTGGTCGTCCAAGGGTTCACCGACAACGAACCCATCGGTCCGGAACTGCGGTCGCGGTTCCCCTCCAACCTGGAGCTGTCATCGGCGCGCGCCGACGAAGTGGCTCGCTATTTGATTTCCAAGGGAGTTCCGTCCAACTCGATCTCGGCACAGGGTTTTGGCGAAGCGCGGCCCGTGGCCAGCAATGCGTCACCCGAAGGACGCGCCAAGAATCGCCGCGTGGAAATCGTCATTGCCGCGGCTGGCCGGCCGTGA
- a CDS encoding DUF1254 domain-containing protein, translating to MTTRRDFLGSSALAALTGATIFSPSGQAQSRADDPRFFEAKDIAEAGFIYGLPIVMNYAVMYEYAVDRNSGQFKAPFNQIKNEPNVFTYKDTAIVTPNSDTPYSFVWMDLRAEPVVLSVPAVDANRYYSVMLCDGNTYNYGYIGTRATGNEAGDYLVVGPEWTGSTPAGIKQVFRSSTQFSLAGYRTQLFGPSDLDNIRKVQAGYKVQMLSTYLNQPPPRATPVNFPKIDKALAKTEFFEFLDFALQFAPPQSNETEIRAQLARIGIGPGKTFHFRDLPPEIKLEIALGMKEGQRKVDEAVAHTGKAINGWRVSGLPGDSAHYAGDWLKRAVAAQAGIYGNDPEEATYPFTRVDIDGQEIDCSKHDYTLTFPAGDLPPVNSFWSLTMYDGKSQLLIQNPINRYLINSPMVPAMKTNADGSLTLYIQHKSPAADNQANWLPAPNGPAYLVMRLYWPKTTPPSILPAGEGTWQPPGLKRAVAST from the coding sequence ATGACCACAAGGCGGGATTTTCTAGGCTCAAGCGCACTTGCCGCGCTGACTGGTGCGACGATTTTTTCCCCTTCTGGTCAGGCGCAAAGCAGGGCGGACGATCCGCGCTTCTTTGAAGCGAAGGACATTGCCGAGGCGGGGTTCATTTATGGCCTGCCTATCGTGATGAACTATGCGGTCATGTATGAATACGCGGTGGATCGCAATTCGGGGCAGTTCAAGGCGCCATTCAATCAGATCAAGAACGAGCCCAACGTCTTTACCTACAAAGACACGGCGATCGTCACGCCAAACAGCGACACGCCCTATTCCTTTGTCTGGATGGATCTGCGAGCGGAACCGGTGGTGCTGTCGGTGCCGGCGGTTGACGCGAACCGCTACTACTCGGTCATGCTGTGCGACGGCAACACCTACAACTATGGCTATATTGGCACCCGCGCTACCGGGAACGAGGCCGGTGACTACCTCGTCGTCGGTCCCGAGTGGACAGGCAGCACGCCGGCAGGCATCAAGCAGGTATTCCGTTCCAGCACCCAGTTCTCTCTGGCGGGCTACCGCACCCAACTTTTCGGGCCGTCCGATCTGGACAACATCAGGAAGGTGCAGGCTGGATACAAGGTGCAGATGCTATCGACCTACCTGAACCAACCGCCGCCCCGCGCCACACCGGTCAACTTCCCCAAGATCGACAAGGCGCTTGCCAAGACCGAGTTCTTCGAATTTCTGGATTTTGCGCTGCAGTTCGCGCCCCCTCAATCGAACGAGACGGAAATCCGCGCGCAACTTGCGCGAATCGGCATCGGACCCGGGAAGACATTCCATTTCAGGGATTTGCCGCCGGAAATAAAGCTGGAGATCGCGCTTGGCATGAAAGAAGGCCAGCGCAAGGTTGACGAAGCCGTTGCCCATACAGGAAAGGCCATCAATGGCTGGCGGGTAAGCGGTCTGCCGGGCGATAGCGCCCACTACGCGGGCGATTGGCTGAAGCGCGCCGTCGCGGCTCAAGCGGGCATTTATGGCAATGATCCGGAAGAGGCGACTTATCCGTTTACGCGCGTGGATATAGACGGGCAGGAAATCGACTGCAGCAAACACGATTACACGCTGACATTTCCCGCTGGAGATCTGCCCCCGGTCAATTCGTTCTGGTCCCTGACGATGTATGACGGCAAGTCTCAACTGCTGATTCAGAACCCAATCAATCGCTACCTGATCAATTCACCCATGGTTCCCGCCATGAAGACCAATGCGGACGGGTCGCTCACCCTCTATATCCAGCACAAGAGCCCTGCCGCCGACAACCAGGCCAATTGGCTGCCGGCGCCGAACGGACCCGCCTATCTGGTGATGCGGCTCTATTGGCCGAAAACGACGCCGCCCTCGATCCTGCCAGCTGGAGAAGGCACGTGGCAGCCGCCTGGGCTAAAGCGTGCGGTTGCATCTACCTGA
- a CDS encoding cyclic peptide export ABC transporter, with protein sequence MITHLIRHSRKLLALASFTCVCAGLLSVLLVMQINIALTADAAERPRLAWIFALTAVLAMLARMGSALLFERLSQQTHADLRRYITDRAMQADFAHLERVGADRIQSALTEHSANIAQYFVSLPAILNNAVVVTGCLVYMAFLSWKVFLVAVLVVGLGSLGYHLAHLRAIKHLDVAAREQDRLFGYFRAVSAGAKELRLNRGKRSAFLADMLHRSIEAVRGARTRGMSIFVVSASWSNFLVYAFIGLVLFGLAGNQPGQERVMTGFALLFLYMVAPLEALLLNIPRANLAKVSARRIHDIVGGMVASEPAAGELLPAVASPRISLRDVTHSYYHEQSDYIFQLGPINLSFEPGEIVFLVGGNGSGKTTLAKLLVGLYRPESGEVTLDGEPVGDHNRDRYRQVFSAIFADFHLFDRLLESGRDDVDAVGNRWLERLHLQHKVQVRDGAFSTSALSQGQRKRLALVAAYLEDRPFMVFDEWAADQDPLFKDVFYRELLPELRNRGKTVLVISHDDRYFPLADRVVYMESGRLVSGAPPNPPVTPQPPSRRPASQHETLV encoded by the coding sequence TTGATTACCCATCTGATCAGGCACTCCAGGAAACTCCTGGCGCTTGCTTCGTTTACCTGCGTGTGCGCGGGCCTCTTAAGTGTTCTGCTGGTCATGCAGATCAACATCGCCCTGACGGCCGATGCCGCCGAGCGTCCACGCCTGGCCTGGATCTTTGCGCTGACGGCCGTGCTGGCAATGCTGGCGCGGATGGGGTCCGCGCTGCTGTTCGAACGGCTCAGCCAGCAAACGCACGCGGACTTGCGGCGCTACATCACGGACCGCGCGATGCAGGCTGACTTCGCGCATCTGGAACGGGTGGGCGCCGACCGCATCCAGTCCGCGCTGACCGAGCACAGCGCCAACATCGCCCAGTATTTCGTCAGCCTGCCCGCCATCCTGAACAACGCCGTCGTCGTGACGGGCTGCCTGGTGTACATGGCGTTCCTGTCGTGGAAGGTGTTCCTGGTGGCGGTGCTGGTGGTCGGCCTGGGGTCGCTGGGCTATCACCTGGCGCATTTGCGCGCCATCAAGCACCTGGACGTCGCGGCGCGTGAACAGGACCGGCTGTTTGGCTACTTTCGGGCGGTCAGCGCAGGGGCCAAGGAACTGCGGCTGAACCGCGGCAAGCGTTCGGCCTTCCTGGCGGACATGCTGCATCGTTCGATCGAGGCGGTGCGGGGCGCCCGGACGCGCGGCATGTCCATCTTTGTCGTGTCCGCCAGCTGGAGCAATTTCCTGGTCTATGCGTTCATCGGACTGGTGCTGTTCGGACTGGCCGGCAACCAGCCTGGCCAGGAACGTGTGATGACGGGCTTTGCGCTGCTGTTTCTGTACATGGTGGCGCCGCTTGAGGCCCTGCTGCTGAACATTCCGCGCGCCAACCTGGCGAAGGTGTCCGCCCGCCGCATCCACGACATCGTGGGGGGCATGGTGGCGTCGGAGCCCGCCGCCGGCGAACTTCTGCCCGCCGTCGCCTCGCCCCGCATTTCGCTGCGCGACGTCACGCACAGCTACTACCACGAGCAAAGCGACTACATCTTCCAGTTGGGGCCGATCAATCTGTCGTTCGAACCGGGCGAGATCGTGTTTCTGGTGGGCGGCAACGGCAGCGGCAAGACCACGCTGGCCAAGCTGCTGGTCGGGCTGTACCGGCCGGAATCCGGCGAGGTGACGCTGGATGGCGAGCCGGTCGGAGACCACAACCGCGACCGGTACCGGCAGGTGTTCTCGGCGATCTTCGCGGACTTCCACCTTTTTGATCGGCTGCTGGAAAGCGGGCGTGACGACGTCGACGCGGTCGGCAACCGATGGCTTGAGCGGTTGCATCTGCAACACAAGGTGCAGGTGCGCGACGGCGCATTCAGCACCAGCGCATTGTCGCAAGGGCAGCGCAAGCGCCTGGCGCTGGTCGCGGCCTACCTGGAAGACCGGCCCTTTATGGTGTTCGACGAATGGGCGGCGGATCAGGATCCGCTGTTCAAGGACGTGTTCTACCGCGAGTTGCTGCCGGAGTTGCGCAACCGTGGCAAGACGGTGCTGGTGATCTCGCACGACGACCGCTATTTCCCCTTGGCCGATCGCGTCGTGTACATGGAAAGCGGCCGCCTGGTGTCGGGCGCGCCGCCGAACCCTCCCGTTACGCCGCAGCCTCCATCTCGCAGGCCGGCGAGCCAGCACGAGACGCTCGTCTGA
- the fhuF gene encoding siderophore-iron reductase FhuF → MIPVLAPLFPGEWAAHGDGVALAGDNACGQPTVAQLLDDAEALPRILARQARHFGTAALAPVASVWTLTYFWRLLPPVAAAATVLQRVLPTAAREVTPQFDGDGAVLRLLIPHDGQTQPGADTHARYAPLLHEHLEPLATRLAQCARLAPKITWGNVARYLDLTLTQLALAMPGNARLAQDRAFLLDSQLWRGQPNPMHRAPREVLRDTPQGPRAHALLRRCCLYYMLPGHGYCDLCPLSAPNRPARETRGA, encoded by the coding sequence ATGATCCCGGTGCTGGCGCCGCTGTTTCCCGGCGAGTGGGCGGCGCATGGCGACGGCGTGGCGCTGGCGGGCGACAACGCTTGCGGGCAGCCCACGGTGGCGCAGTTGCTTGACGACGCCGAGGCGCTGCCGCGCATCCTGGCGCGCCAGGCGCGGCATTTCGGTACGGCGGCGCTGGCCCCGGTCGCCTCGGTGTGGACCCTGACCTATTTCTGGCGCCTGCTGCCGCCGGTTGCGGCGGCGGCCACCGTGCTGCAGCGTGTCCTGCCCACGGCGGCGCGCGAGGTCACGCCGCAATTCGATGGCGACGGCGCGGTGTTGCGCCTGCTCATTCCGCATGACGGCCAGACGCAGCCCGGCGCCGACACGCACGCACGCTATGCGCCGCTGCTGCATGAACACCTGGAGCCGCTGGCGACGCGGCTGGCGCAATGCGCGCGCCTCGCCCCAAAAATCACCTGGGGAAACGTGGCGCGCTATCTGGACCTGACGTTGACCCAGTTGGCGCTGGCGATGCCGGGCAACGCGCGGCTGGCGCAAGACCGTGCATTCCTGCTTGACTCGCAGCTCTGGCGCGGCCAGCCAAACCCGATGCACCGCGCGCCGCGCGAAGTGCTGCGCGACACGCCGCAAGGCCCACGCGCGCACGCACTGCTGCGCCGCTGCTGCCTGTACTACATGCTGCCCGGGCACGGCTATTGCGACCTCTGCCCCCTGTCCGCGCCCAATCGGCCGGCGCGGGAAACGCGCGGCGCCTGA
- a CDS encoding GNAT family N-acetyltransferase yields MTPHHERAAATADAARAYLCHQGGTIRHATLAGSTLSLQSPPSGAIARWNLSADTQPPLLEWLGPCAGDPDANELMAAIEAAFSHQALASHLAVRAPLPQARVLQEAGLLAPDARGTQTVQASMFWQLAESWLPRGTPPPYPLDYVMTGERRHPRRPPKPTGVVYRRTIPWLSATLSFRVATEELDAVRLNRWMNDPVVAEFWQEEGDLDKHRAYLRKQSDDPHTLALIACLDNVPFGYFETYWAREDRIAPFCNAADFDRGWHVLIGEAAFRGPAFVPAWLPSISHYLLLDDPRTQRLVIEPRADNARMIRNLARSGYALEKEFDFPHKRAMLGTLSRERFFGERFWLPRAPDGSKLARPETRDARPIPAHSLTQ; encoded by the coding sequence ATGACTCCACACCATGAACGCGCCGCGGCGACAGCCGATGCGGCCCGCGCGTATCTTTGCCACCAGGGTGGCACCATCCGGCACGCGACGCTGGCGGGGTCGACCTTGTCCCTGCAATCGCCGCCTTCTGGCGCAATCGCCCGGTGGAACCTCAGCGCGGACACGCAGCCGCCGCTGCTCGAATGGCTGGGTCCCTGCGCCGGCGATCCGGACGCGAACGAACTGATGGCCGCCATTGAAGCGGCGTTCTCCCACCAGGCCCTGGCCAGTCACCTGGCCGTGCGCGCGCCGTTGCCGCAAGCCCGCGTCCTGCAGGAGGCCGGCTTGCTGGCTCCCGACGCGCGCGGCACGCAGACGGTGCAGGCCAGCATGTTCTGGCAGCTTGCCGAGTCGTGGCTGCCGCGTGGCACCCCGCCCCCCTATCCGCTGGACTATGTGATGACGGGCGAACGCCGTCACCCCCGCCGTCCCCCCAAACCGACGGGCGTGGTTTACCGGCGGACCATCCCGTGGCTGTCGGCCACCTTGTCGTTTCGGGTAGCGACCGAGGAACTGGACGCCGTGCGGCTGAACCGCTGGATGAACGACCCGGTAGTCGCCGAGTTCTGGCAAGAGGAAGGCGACCTGGACAAGCACCGCGCCTATCTACGCAAGCAGTCCGACGACCCGCATACGCTTGCGCTCATCGCGTGCCTGGACAACGTGCCGTTCGGCTATTTCGAAACCTATTGGGCGCGCGAAGACCGCATTGCCCCGTTCTGCAACGCGGCGGACTTCGACCGTGGCTGGCACGTGCTGATCGGCGAAGCCGCCTTCCGCGGCCCCGCCTTCGTGCCCGCGTGGCTACCTTCGATTTCGCACTACTTGCTGCTGGATGACCCGCGCACCCAACGCCTGGTGATCGAGCCGCGCGCCGACAACGCCAGGATGATCCGCAACCTGGCCCGGAGCGGCTATGCGCTGGAAAAGGAGTTCGACTTTCCGCACAAGCGCGCCATGCTCGGCACCCTGTCGCGTGAACGCTTCTTCGGCGAACGGTTCTGGCTGCCGCGCGCGCCGGACGGCAGCAAGCTGGCGCGCCCCGAGACGCGTGACGCGCGCCCCATCCCCGCCCACTCCCTGACGCAGTGA
- a CDS encoding lysine N(6)-hydroxylase/L-ornithine N(5)-oxygenase family protein, with protein sequence MQVHDLIGIGFGPSNIALAIALEERGGGDSGLLPLFLEKQSCFAWHPHMMLDGTHMQISFLKDLVTLRNPASPFTFLNYLHSQGRLQQFINLKTFFPSRHEFNDYLAWAAGHFSDRCAYGEDVFEVAPEVVGDTVPLLRVRSRDAQGKVCERLARNLVVSVGGKANIPEPFLAWRDEPRIFHTSSYLSAIGKIARPRRIAVLGAGQSAAEIFMNLHEHPDRPQVDLLMRGRALRPSDDSPYMNEIFNAEHTDYIYHRPPAERAGLLSEAWHTNYSAPDVELIERIYNVFYQQQVTRQARHLLRRRCQVDAVDADAQGVALTLSDRDSHRSETVRYDAVILATGYVRDHHKQLLAPLASYLEDHAIDRHYRLRADTRLKPAIYVQGGSETTHGISDSLLSILAIRSQEIGNSLRACSAANAGERPQRHWPAALAS encoded by the coding sequence ATGCAAGTACACGATCTGATCGGCATCGGCTTCGGCCCGTCAAACATCGCCCTGGCCATCGCCCTGGAAGAACGCGGCGGCGGCGACTCGGGCCTGCTGCCGCTGTTCCTTGAGAAACAGTCGTGCTTCGCCTGGCATCCACACATGATGCTGGACGGCACGCACATGCAGATCTCGTTTCTGAAGGATCTGGTCACCCTGCGCAACCCGGCCAGTCCATTCACGTTCCTGAACTACCTGCACAGCCAGGGCCGCCTGCAGCAGTTCATCAACCTGAAGACGTTCTTTCCCAGCCGGCACGAATTCAACGACTATCTGGCCTGGGCGGCCGGTCACTTCTCGGACCGCTGCGCCTATGGCGAAGACGTATTCGAAGTCGCGCCCGAGGTCGTCGGCGACACGGTGCCGCTGCTGCGCGTGCGCTCGCGCGATGCCCAAGGCAAGGTTTGCGAGCGGCTGGCGCGCAACCTGGTCGTGAGCGTGGGCGGCAAGGCCAACATTCCCGAACCGTTCCTGGCCTGGCGCGACGAGCCGCGCATTTTCCACACCAGTTCGTACCTGTCAGCCATCGGCAAGATCGCGCGTCCCCGCCGGATCGCAGTGCTGGGCGCGGGCCAGAGCGCCGCCGAGATCTTCATGAACCTGCACGAGCATCCCGACCGGCCCCAGGTCGATCTGCTGATGCGCGGGCGGGCGCTGCGCCCGTCCGACGACAGCCCTTACATGAACGAGATATTCAACGCCGAGCATACCGACTACATCTACCACCGGCCTCCCGCCGAACGCGCGGGGCTGCTGTCGGAGGCCTGGCATACGAACTATTCTGCGCCTGACGTCGAACTGATCGAGCGCATCTACAACGTGTTCTACCAACAGCAGGTGACCCGCCAGGCGCGGCACCTGCTGCGCCGCCGCTGCCAGGTCGACGCCGTCGATGCCGACGCGCAAGGCGTTGCGCTGACGTTGTCCGACCGCGATTCGCATCGCAGCGAAACCGTCAGGTATGACGCCGTGATCCTGGCGACCGGTTACGTCCGCGATCACCACAAGCAGCTGCTGGCGCCGCTGGCGTCTTACCTGGAGGACCACGCCATCGATCGCCACTACCGCCTGCGCGCCGACACCCGGCTGAAACCCGCCATCTATGTGCAAGGCGGCAGCGAAACCACGCACGGCATCAGCGACAGCCTGCTGTCCATCCTGGCCATCCGTTCGCAGGAAATCGGCAATTCCCTGCGCGCGTGCAGCGCCGCCAACGCGGGGGAGCGGCCGCAACGGCACTGGCCCGCCGCGCTGGCGAGCTGA
- a CDS encoding diaminobutyrate--2-oxoglutarate transaminase → MAYSPTAAQADQDLARQHDALTAPYTLGGNTLLQYQEQRESNARSYPRRIPLALKRAKGIYVEDIEGRVFIDCLAGAGSLALGHNHPAVTEAIEAALASDLPLLTLDLTTPVKDRFMRDVFDLLPAGFSRNAKIQFCGPTGADAIEAALKLVKTATGRADILAFQGAYHGMTQGALQLMGNVRPKQSLRSPLAGVQFLPYAYQYRCPFGLSGSAGVQAGLQYIGTVLNDPEGGVPQAAGMILEAVQGEGGVIPAPLQWLQGLRALTRAAGVPMILDEVQSGFGRTGRMFAFEHADIEPDVVVMSKAIGGGLPMSVVVYRDGLDQWESGTHAGTFRGNQLAMAAGSATMNVLRAEGLAGHAQAMGERLTGLLLQLQRDHPEVGDVRGRGLMLGVELVDPSLPAGMPQPAAPRLASAVQAECLRRGLIIELGGRHGSVIRFLPPLIITARQIDRVFEIFEASLRAALHAQGEAAFRTNRSQT, encoded by the coding sequence ATGGCTTACTCCCCCACCGCCGCGCAGGCGGATCAGGATCTGGCGCGTCAGCATGATGCGCTGACGGCCCCCTACACGCTGGGCGGCAACACGCTGCTGCAATACCAGGAGCAGCGCGAGTCGAACGCGCGCAGCTACCCCCGGCGCATCCCGCTGGCGCTCAAGCGCGCCAAGGGGATTTACGTCGAGGACATTGAAGGCCGCGTGTTCATTGACTGCCTGGCGGGCGCGGGTTCGTTGGCGCTGGGGCATAACCACCCGGCGGTGACCGAAGCCATCGAGGCGGCGCTGGCGTCGGACCTGCCGCTGCTGACGCTGGACCTGACCACGCCCGTGAAGGACCGCTTCATGCGGGACGTGTTCGACCTGCTGCCGGCGGGCTTCTCGCGCAACGCCAAGATCCAGTTCTGCGGCCCGACGGGGGCCGACGCGATCGAGGCGGCGCTCAAGCTGGTCAAGACCGCGACCGGCCGCGCGGACATCCTCGCGTTCCAGGGCGCGTATCACGGCATGACGCAAGGCGCATTGCAATTGATGGGCAACGTGCGGCCCAAGCAATCCCTGCGCTCCCCATTGGCCGGCGTGCAATTCCTGCCCTACGCGTACCAGTACCGCTGCCCGTTCGGGCTTTCCGGCAGCGCCGGCGTGCAGGCCGGGCTTCAGTACATCGGCACGGTCCTGAACGACCCCGAAGGCGGCGTGCCTCAGGCCGCGGGCATGATCCTGGAGGCCGTCCAAGGCGAGGGCGGCGTCATCCCCGCGCCGCTGCAATGGCTGCAAGGCCTGCGCGCGCTGACGCGCGCGGCCGGCGTTCCCATGATCCTGGACGAGGTCCAGTCCGGCTTCGGCCGCACCGGCCGCATGTTCGCCTTCGAACACGCCGACATCGAACCGGACGTGGTGGTGATGTCCAAAGCGATCGGCGGCGGGCTGCCGATGTCGGTCGTGGTCTACCGCGACGGCCTGGACCAGTGGGAGAGCGGCACGCACGCCGGCACCTTCCGCGGCAATCAGCTGGCCATGGCCGCGGGGTCCGCCACCATGAACGTGCTGCGCGCGGAAGGCCTGGCCGGGCATGCCCAGGCGATGGGCGAACGGCTGACCGGCTTGCTCCTGCAATTGCAGCGCGACCACCCCGAAGTGGGGGACGTGCGCGGCCGCGGCCTGATGCTGGGCGTGGAACTGGTCGACCCCTCGCTTCCCGCCGGCATGCCCCAGCCCGCCGCGCCCCGACTGGCCAGCGCCGTGCAGGCCGAGTGCCTGCGCCGCGGCCTGATTATCGAACTGGGCGGCCGCCATGGCAGCGTTATCCGCTTTCTGCCGCCGCTGATCATCACCGCGCGCCAGATCGACCGTGTATTCGAGATTTTTGAAGCTTCCCTGAGAGCCGCGCTGCATGCCCAAGGGGAAGCGGCCTTTCGCACCAACCGCAGTCAAACCTAA
- a CDS encoding TonB-dependent siderophore receptor — translation MKTPRITARSRALRQLPYPLLLGLAISTPTQAQQATDSATPTLPAIRVRADAMDAATGPLNGYVAKETLTGSKTPTALREIPQSVSVVGAQEMLDRGVQTVSQAIQYVPGVQISNFGGAEVRNDWIVLRGFDAKITGDFRDGLSQLPYDQIRARTDPYALERVEVLRGPSSVLYGQVAPGGLVNRVTKRPTAESFGEIVLQGGSFDRRQAAVDFGGPIDDEGKYLYRLTGILRNGGTQVKYDSDHRYPDELGYIAPAFTWRPNSDTSFTLLTSYQHDQTDGESRPVYPTHVPVGDYGFNKYDRKQYAIGYILEHRVNDALTLRQNARYQHGKLDQRDLYNLRLLADGHTISRYALVSKESMDGVVVDTQAEYQFNLGRVSHTLLAGLDYKFQDGQQWYRQGLAPNLDLNNPVYDQDIPYPSAANTIIDQKDVNRQLGIYLQDQIRADKVVVTLGARQDWARSSSNNRLTENTVRQQDTAFTGRMGLAYLFDSGITPYVSYSTSFLPQSGVSMDSTPFKPTKGEQYEFGVKYQPPGSNSLIALSVFDLTQRNALTPDPRNTNFSVQTGEIQSRGIELEGKANLTRGLDVLASYTLNDVKVTQSNNPAEVGNTPIVTPRHMASAWLNYTLTDTVLQGLGMGVGVRYVGKTYVNVANTIENGSSFMVDVGLHYQLRNWRFAVDATNLFNKETVVCRNNTVNCRYGLERTVLASVAYRW, via the coding sequence ATGAAAACACCTCGCATCACGGCGCGTTCGCGCGCACTTCGCCAACTGCCCTATCCCCTGCTGCTCGGGTTGGCCATCAGCACGCCGACCCAGGCGCAACAGGCCACCGACAGCGCCACGCCCACGCTGCCCGCCATCCGCGTGCGCGCAGATGCGATGGACGCCGCCACGGGGCCCTTGAACGGGTATGTGGCGAAGGAAACGTTGACGGGCAGCAAGACGCCGACCGCGCTGCGGGAGATTCCGCAATCCGTTTCCGTGGTGGGCGCGCAGGAAATGCTGGACCGTGGCGTGCAGACCGTGTCGCAGGCAATCCAGTATGTGCCCGGTGTGCAGATCAGCAACTTCGGCGGCGCCGAGGTTCGCAACGACTGGATCGTGCTGCGCGGCTTTGATGCCAAGATCACGGGGGATTTTCGCGACGGTCTCAGCCAGCTTCCCTACGACCAGATCCGCGCGCGCACCGATCCATACGCGCTGGAACGCGTGGAGGTCCTTCGCGGCCCGTCGTCGGTGCTGTACGGCCAGGTCGCCCCGGGCGGACTGGTTAATCGCGTCACCAAGCGGCCCACTGCCGAGTCCTTCGGCGAAATCGTCCTGCAGGGCGGCAGCTTCGACCGGCGCCAGGCCGCAGTCGACTTCGGCGGGCCCATCGATGACGAGGGCAAGTACCTGTACCGCCTGACCGGGATTCTTCGCAACGGAGGAACCCAGGTCAAGTACGACAGCGATCATCGCTACCCCGACGAACTGGGGTACATCGCCCCGGCGTTCACGTGGCGCCCGAACTCGGACACCAGCTTCACGTTGCTGACCAGCTACCAGCACGACCAGACCGACGGAGAGTCCCGCCCGGTCTACCCGACGCACGTGCCGGTGGGCGACTACGGCTTCAACAAGTACGACCGCAAGCAATACGCCATCGGCTACATCCTTGAACACCGTGTCAATGACGCGCTGACGCTGCGCCAGAACGCCCGCTACCAGCACGGCAAGCTGGATCAGCGCGACCTCTACAACCTGCGCCTGCTGGCCGACGGCCACACCATCAGCCGCTATGCGCTGGTGTCCAAGGAAAGCATGGATGGCGTGGTCGTCGATACGCAGGCCGAGTACCAATTCAACCTGGGCCGCGTCTCGCACACCCTGCTGGCGGGCCTGGACTACAAGTTCCAGGACGGCCAGCAATGGTATCGCCAAGGCCTGGCGCCGAATCTGGACCTGAACAACCCGGTCTACGACCAGGACATCCCGTATCCGTCCGCCGCCAACACCATCATCGACCAGAAGGATGTGAACCGTCAGCTGGGCATCTACCTGCAGGACCAGATCCGGGCGGACAAGGTCGTGGTGACGTTGGGCGCGCGCCAGGATTGGGCGCGCAGCTCCAGCAACAACCGGCTGACCGAGAACACCGTGCGCCAGCAGGACACCGCCTTCACCGGGCGCATGGGACTGGCCTATCTGTTCGACTCGGGCATCACGCCCTACGTGAGCTATTCCACGTCGTTCCTGCCGCAGAGCGGCGTCAGCATGGACAGCACCCCGTTCAAGCCTACCAAGGGCGAACAGTACGAGTTTGGCGTGAAGTACCAGCCGCCGGGCTCGAACAGCCTGATCGCGCTGTCGGTGTTCGACCTGACCCAGCGCAACGCGCTTACGCCGGATCCGCGCAACACGAACTTCAGCGTGCAGACGGGCGAGATCCAGTCGCGCGGCATCGAACTGGAAGGCAAGGCCAACCTGACGCGCGGGCTGGATGTGCTGGCGTCCTATACCTTGAATGACGTGAAGGTGACCCAGAGCAACAACCCGGCCGAAGTGGGCAACACGCCCATCGTCACGCCGCGCCACATGGCCTCGGCCTGGCTCAACTACACGCTGACCGACACCGTGCTGCAAGGATTGGGCATGGGCGTTGGCGTGCGCTATGTGGGCAAGACCTACGTCAATGTCGCCAACACCATCGAGAACGGCTCGTCGTTCATGGTCGATGTCGGCCTGCACTACCAGCTGCGCAACTGGCGCTTCGCCGTGGACGCAACGAACCTGTTCAACAAGGAAACCGTTGTCTGCCGCAACAACACCGTGAACTGCCGCTACGGCCTGGAACGCACGGTGCTCGCCTCGGTGGCGTACCGCTGGTGA